A window of Paenibacillus polygoni contains these coding sequences:
- a CDS encoding Lrp/AsnC family transcriptional regulator, with protein MELDNIDVQILRLLSENSRIQWKDLGAQIHMTGQAVGNRIKKMEQSGVIEAYSLIVNEMKLGFSYTAFIIIYMKTANHESFISFINEQKEIVEAHRVSGEGCYHLKIKVNSQEHLNVLLNKILDYGNYKMYLSIQNIKKHNPLSSMLHV; from the coding sequence ATGGAACTTGATAACATCGATGTTCAGATCCTCCGGTTACTATCCGAAAACTCACGTATTCAATGGAAGGACCTAGGAGCGCAAATCCATATGACGGGACAAGCAGTAGGGAATCGCATAAAAAAAATGGAGCAAAGTGGTGTAATTGAAGCCTACTCTCTAATCGTAAATGAAATGAAATTAGGGTTCTCTTATACCGCATTTATCATTATTTATATGAAAACAGCGAATCACGAATCATTTATATCTTTTATTAATGAACAAAAAGAGATAGTAGAAGCTCACCGAGTATCGGGTGAAGGCTGTTACCATTTAAAAATAAAGGTGAATTCTCAAGAACATTTAAATGTTCTTCTTAATAAAATTCTTGATTATGGGAATTACAAAATGTATCTATCTATACAAAACATTAAGAAACACAATCCACTGTCTAGTATGTTACACGTATAA
- a CDS encoding Sir2 family NAD-dependent protein deacetylase — protein MKETYAAVLRKIEEADSIVIGASNGLAISGGYNIFAENAAFIENFGDFCEKYGIRSILQGAFYSFPSQEEKWAFFSRMYMYFLENEEVSPAMKNLYELVKDKNYFVITSNTDAHFELAGFSKERLFEFEGNCRKLQCSNSCHDDIYSGDHVLREMAQKQQNGKVPSDLIPQCPKCGGPMQMHVEVDRNFLRDPSWQASYDAYQNFIKTAHGKKLVLLELGVGFRNQLIKAPFMNITNNEENATYITLNKGEIYIPQEIASRSIGIDGDISAVLAQLVQLK, from the coding sequence ATGAAAGAAACATATGCAGCAGTTTTAAGAAAGATTGAAGAAGCTGACAGCATTGTCATTGGTGCCAGTAACGGCCTTGCTATTTCAGGTGGCTATAATATTTTCGCAGAGAATGCGGCATTTATAGAGAATTTTGGTGATTTTTGTGAGAAGTACGGCATTCGCAGTATCCTGCAAGGCGCCTTTTATTCTTTCCCTTCTCAAGAAGAAAAGTGGGCATTTTTTAGCCGGATGTACATGTACTTCTTAGAGAACGAGGAAGTTAGTCCTGCAATGAAAAACCTATATGAATTAGTAAAAGATAAAAACTATTTTGTTATTACATCGAATACGGATGCCCACTTTGAATTGGCAGGTTTTTCAAAAGAACGTCTTTTCGAATTTGAAGGGAATTGTCGTAAGTTACAGTGTTCTAACAGCTGTCATGATGATATTTATTCAGGTGATCACGTATTACGTGAAATGGCACAAAAACAGCAAAATGGAAAAGTACCTTCCGACCTGATTCCACAGTGTCCAAAATGTGGCGGTCCGATGCAAATGCATGTAGAAGTTGACCGTAATTTCTTAAGAGATCCATCTTGGCAAGCGAGCTATGATGCGTATCAGAATTTTATTAAGACCGCTCATGGTAAAAAATTAGTATTGCTGGAACTAGGCGTAGGTTTTAGAAACCAGTTAATTAAAGCACCATTTATGAATATTACAAACAACGAGGAAAACGCGACATATATTACGCTGAATAAAGGAGAAATTTATATTCCGCAAGAAATTGCCTCCAGATCAATTGGAATTGATGGTGATATTTCTGCCGTATTAGCGCAATTAGTTCAGCTGAAATAA
- a CDS encoding cysteine hydrolase family protein encodes MSTALIIVDIQNDYFPNGNMELSNPEKAAANAAKILEWFRQNNKDHIFHVQHVASDPGLGFFLPDTEGVKIHESVQPSEHESIVIKHFPNSFLNTELEQQLKEKGITKLVVVGMMTHMCIDATVRAAVDLGYETTLIEDACATKELAYQDKIVPAEEVHYAFVGALNGMYCNIVSTADFLQLNN; translated from the coding sequence ATGAGCACAGCTTTAATTATTGTAGATATCCAAAATGATTATTTTCCAAATGGAAACATGGAATTAAGTAACCCTGAAAAAGCAGCAGCGAATGCAGCTAAAATCCTGGAGTGGTTTAGACAAAATAACAAAGATCATATTTTCCATGTACAACATGTCGCAAGTGACCCAGGGTTAGGCTTCTTTCTACCGGATACAGAGGGAGTTAAGATTCATGAATCAGTTCAACCATCGGAACACGAAAGTATCGTCATCAAACATTTCCCTAACAGCTTCTTAAATACAGAATTAGAGCAACAATTAAAAGAAAAAGGAATTACCAAGTTAGTCGTTGTAGGTATGATGACACATATGTGTATTGATGCAACAGTTAGAGCTGCCGTAGATCTAGGTTATGAAACTACACTTATTGAAGATGCTTGTGCAACAAAAGAATTAGCATATCAAGATAAAATCGTACCTGCTGAAGAGGTTCATTATGCATTTGTCGGCGCTCTTAACGGTATGTACTGCAATATAGTTTCGACTGCAGACTTCCTGCAACTGAATAACTAA
- a CDS encoding Ig-like domain-containing protein, protein MIKQRLAKVMAAFMALILIMTTTGLVSVNVASAADAEISKLVLSTDSLSLEIGDSSTLTATAVNSDGKSNNVTISTNWTSNDSSVASVYNGTITAKGEGTATIVAVYDGKSQAVNVKVTKKVKALTKNKQALDLRIGQEASVTLKAIYTDNTEQDASSIAEWTSSDNKVATVVNGSVRALSAGTATVTAKLGKQTVTIEVGVEVVRRIEMDHTQLSLLLKDGKQKDQQKVVLTATYPDGETKDVTADAVWSSSNEKVADAFKGNIVAYKAGTATITAEYGTKTTTLEVDVDKTRKLVASEQSFFMNINETKQIDLTAVYPDDTEVNVTEKAVWTSSNVKIADVIDGKVYANASGSATITAKYSNQTVEIPVDVEVARHLDIDKEELGLKVGGTHTFKVVAAFANGVTEEVTTKATWTSSEESVAYVENGNLTAYKSGKTTVKATYGGKTVEAAVSVDIPTKVALASKKGVVPVDGTLQANVIATYTEDREEIVTDKAEWSSSNEKIAEVTSGGLITGIKTGKATITAKYQGKTLTMTVEVGLASGLQADVPIVALLSKETYQLKLTASDEYGNEQDVSNDATWKSSSARIADVKKGLITAYGKGKTNITAEYGDQKVTIAVEVDVIERMEISESSLSLKSGDTIDLTLNVMLSDGSTRDVTDAAEWKTNSYKVATVSKGKVKAVDYGKAKITVKYGSKSESVPVDVDTLKYLQTDEVSLTLKKGQTVKITAEATYADGSEADVSKPAMWTSSRITVASVKDGTIRATGKGKATITVSFAGKKSKVSLVVTE, encoded by the coding sequence ATGATAAAACAAAGATTGGCAAAAGTAATGGCAGCATTTATGGCACTCATTCTCATCATGACGACAACAGGGCTTGTATCCGTAAACGTGGCGTCCGCAGCAGACGCGGAGATCAGCAAACTGGTTTTGTCCACGGATTCACTAAGTTTGGAGATCGGGGACAGCAGTACACTAACAGCAACAGCGGTCAATAGTGATGGTAAATCTAATAATGTAACCATTAGCACAAACTGGACTAGTAATGATAGTTCGGTAGCTTCCGTATATAACGGGACAATTACAGCGAAAGGCGAAGGTACGGCGACCATTGTTGCTGTATACGACGGTAAGTCACAGGCTGTGAATGTAAAAGTAACAAAGAAAGTAAAGGCACTAACGAAGAATAAACAAGCACTTGATCTGCGTATAGGACAGGAAGCAAGTGTTACTCTTAAAGCAATTTATACAGATAACACAGAACAGGATGCATCGAGCATCGCCGAGTGGACTTCTTCGGACAACAAAGTAGCCACTGTAGTTAACGGATCCGTACGTGCTTTATCTGCAGGTACAGCAACCGTTACAGCAAAACTTGGCAAACAAACTGTGACGATTGAGGTTGGAGTCGAAGTTGTCAGACGAATTGAGATGGACCATACGCAGTTATCCCTGCTCTTAAAAGATGGAAAGCAAAAGGACCAACAGAAAGTAGTCCTGACAGCTACGTATCCAGATGGCGAGACAAAGGATGTTACAGCGGACGCCGTATGGTCTTCGAGTAATGAGAAAGTCGCTGATGCGTTTAAAGGAAATATTGTAGCCTACAAGGCAGGTACAGCAACCATTACAGCGGAATACGGTACGAAGACGACCACACTTGAAGTGGATGTAGATAAGACGCGTAAGCTGGTTGCGAGCGAACAAAGCTTTTTCATGAATATAAACGAAACCAAACAAATTGATTTAACGGCTGTTTATCCTGATGATACTGAGGTCAATGTAACTGAAAAAGCGGTATGGACTTCAAGTAATGTAAAGATTGCAGATGTCATTGATGGTAAGGTGTATGCGAATGCTTCTGGATCGGCAACGATTACCGCAAAATACAGCAATCAGACAGTAGAAATTCCAGTGGATGTAGAAGTTGCTCGCCATTTGGATATCGATAAGGAAGAACTTGGACTCAAAGTAGGCGGGACCCATACGTTTAAAGTAGTGGCAGCCTTCGCAAACGGTGTAACCGAAGAGGTAACGACCAAGGCAACCTGGACATCAAGTGAGGAAAGTGTTGCTTATGTAGAGAATGGAAATCTTACGGCATATAAGTCAGGGAAGACGACGGTAAAAGCAACCTATGGCGGTAAAACGGTTGAGGCAGCAGTTAGCGTAGACATTCCGACCAAGGTAGCACTGGCAAGCAAAAAAGGGGTAGTTCCTGTAGACGGAACCCTCCAAGCGAATGTAATCGCTACTTACACAGAAGATCGTGAGGAAATCGTAACCGATAAAGCGGAATGGAGCTCAAGCAATGAGAAGATTGCTGAGGTTACATCCGGTGGTTTAATTACAGGAATAAAGACAGGTAAAGCGACCATTACGGCAAAATATCAAGGTAAAACCCTTACCATGACGGTAGAAGTAGGACTAGCAAGCGGCTTACAGGCTGACGTGCCGATCGTAGCGCTGCTCTCCAAAGAAACGTATCAACTGAAGCTGACCGCATCTGATGAATATGGGAATGAGCAGGATGTAAGCAATGATGCAACCTGGAAATCAAGCAGTGCCCGTATAGCAGATGTGAAGAAAGGCTTAATTACTGCTTACGGCAAGGGCAAGACCAATATTACCGCTGAATATGGTGATCAGAAGGTAACCATTGCAGTAGAAGTGGACGTCATTGAACGCATGGAAATTTCGGAGTCTTCTCTTTCTCTGAAATCAGGCGATACGATAGATCTGACGCTGAATGTAATGCTGAGCGATGGTTCTACACGTGATGTGACAGACGCTGCAGAATGGAAAACGAACAGCTATAAAGTCGCTACCGTGAGCAAGGGGAAAGTGAAAGCAGTAGACTACGGAAAAGCGAAGATTACAGTTAAATATGGCAGCAAGTCAGAAAGTGTACCCGTCGATGTAGATACACTCAAATACTTGCAGACCGATGAAGTGAGCTTGACACTGAAAAAAGGACAAACAGTAAAAATTACAGCTGAAGCAACCTATGCAGATGGTTCTGAGGCAGACGTATCGAAGCCAGCGATGTGGACTTCTTCGAGGATCACGGTCGCTAGCGTAAAAGACGGTACCATACGGGCAACTGGAAAAGGAAAAGCAACGATTACGGTCAGCTTTGCCGGCAAGAAATCAAAAGTGAGCCTTGTCGTTACGGAGTAA
- a CDS encoding MBL fold metallo-hydrolase translates to MNFQQIRNATITLEYGGQKFLVDPMLSKKGEFDPFLPAERDDRNPLVELPMSVDELLEGVDAVIITHTHEDHFDQAAKDQLPKDIKMFMQDEEDAKLAKELGFTNIEVMEEEVAIDFNGVEITEVDGRHGYGETAELMGNVMGVVFQHPEEETVYLAGDTVWYEKVEEIIDTYTPEIILLNGGENHFTGDGPVGNLIMGKEDIYEVYKAAPEATIVVSHLEAVNHWGLSREELKNFINEKGIQSNVLVPDDGESYSFGEDAVNN, encoded by the coding sequence CTGAATTTTCAGCAAATTCGAAATGCGACAATCACCTTAGAATATGGTGGTCAAAAGTTCTTAGTTGATCCGATGCTGTCTAAAAAAGGGGAATTTGATCCTTTCCTTCCTGCCGAAAGAGATGATCGCAATCCACTCGTTGAATTACCAATGTCCGTTGATGAACTTCTTGAAGGGGTAGATGCTGTCATTATCACTCATACACATGAGGATCACTTTGACCAAGCAGCAAAAGATCAACTCCCTAAAGACATTAAGATGTTTATGCAAGATGAAGAGGATGCTAAATTAGCCAAAGAATTAGGATTTACGAATATTGAAGTTATGGAAGAAGAAGTAGCGATCGACTTTAATGGAGTTGAAATTACGGAAGTAGATGGTCGTCACGGATATGGAGAAACAGCAGAACTCATGGGAAATGTGATGGGTGTTGTATTCCAACATCCAGAAGAAGAAACTGTGTATTTAGCTGGTGACACTGTTTGGTATGAAAAAGTAGAAGAGATCATTGATACCTATACACCAGAAATTATTTTGCTAAATGGCGGTGAAAACCATTTTACTGGTGATGGTCCTGTTGGCAATCTTATTATGGGTAAAGAAGACATTTATGAAGTATACAAGGCTGCCCCTGAAGCAACCATCGTTGTTAGCCATCTAGAAGCAGTTAACCATTGGGGACTGTCCAGAGAAGAATTAAAGAACTTTATTAACGAAAAAGGAATCCAGTCTAATGTGTTGGTACCCGATGATGGAGAATCCTACTCATTTGGAGAAGATGCAGTTAATAACTAG
- a CDS encoding chromate transporter — protein sequence MEQLQTWWELFWGFFVANVLGYGGGPASIPLMQEEVVNHYAWMTNEQFGDVLAVANALPGPIATKIAAFVGYQVASWPGFIIATIATVVPSATALILLLSLLNKYRTSNVVKGMTLLVQPIIAVLMLLLTWEMGIVSIETINMWQTLLISAIALFMLTKTKIHPAFVILIAFAYGAIVLSHTIV from the coding sequence GTGGAGCAACTACAAACATGGTGGGAACTGTTTTGGGGATTTTTCGTAGCCAATGTGCTTGGTTATGGAGGCGGTCCTGCATCCATTCCACTTATGCAGGAAGAAGTCGTCAATCATTACGCTTGGATGACAAATGAACAATTTGGTGATGTGCTCGCGGTAGCAAATGCTCTTCCTGGTCCAATTGCGACCAAAATTGCTGCGTTTGTCGGGTACCAAGTAGCCAGCTGGCCTGGATTCATCATCGCTACCATTGCTACTGTCGTTCCTTCTGCAACTGCACTTATTCTACTGCTTAGCTTACTTAATAAATACCGTACATCCAACGTAGTAAAAGGAATGACACTGCTTGTTCAGCCTATCATTGCTGTCCTCATGCTCTTACTGACATGGGAGATGGGGATTGTCTCGATCGAGACGATTAATATGTGGCAGACTTTACTTATTTCAGCGATTGCACTCTTTATGCTTACAAAAACAAAGATTCATCCCGCATTTGTTATTCTCATCGCATTTGCCTATGGAGCAATCGTCTTATCTCATACAATTGTCTAA
- a CDS encoding winged helix-turn-helix transcriptional regulator encodes MNSNDSDTNKEESKEPFFGYTLSIISGKWKLLIIYHLSQNGAVRYNELQRMLGKITYKTLSTTLKEMQNDGLIHREEYPQIPPKVEYSLTEKGQTLWPLIQEMCQWGEQYKED; translated from the coding sequence ATGAATAGTAATGACTCAGATACGAATAAAGAGGAGTCCAAGGAACCGTTTTTTGGATACACTTTATCGATTATTAGCGGTAAGTGGAAACTGCTTATTATTTATCATTTATCACAAAACGGTGCTGTTCGGTATAACGAACTTCAACGTATGTTAGGGAAAATTACTTATAAAACCCTTAGTACCACCCTAAAAGAAATGCAAAATGATGGTTTAATTCATCGGGAGGAATATCCACAGATCCCTCCAAAAGTGGAATATAGTCTAACTGAAAAGGGACAAACGCTTTGGCCGCTCATTCAGGAGATGTGTCAATGGGGAGAACAATATAAAGAAGATTAA
- a CDS encoding helix-turn-helix domain-containing protein produces the protein MSKRSPIPYEIKIQVVRRCLQHESNPNYEAKQLGIHKSTVTEWIRKYQAGEVEGLKKSKGWKAYSKELRLAAIQDALSGEHSVRSVVKKYHISSKSVLESWISKYTEGAKMKPTPKRMGSPHMNKGRKTTYEERIEIAQFTIAHDLDYQKAIDKYDVSYQQVYAWVRKYQTNGHEGLKDLRGRKKPLEELDEQERLKLRIKELEARNEYLEMENALAKKLAEIRRRNTH, from the coding sequence ATGTCTAAAAGAAGCCCAATTCCATATGAAATTAAGATTCAGGTTGTAAGACGTTGCCTGCAGCATGAATCCAATCCCAACTACGAGGCAAAACAACTGGGGATCCATAAAAGCACGGTTACCGAATGGATAAGAAAATATCAAGCAGGTGAAGTGGAAGGTTTAAAAAAATCGAAAGGTTGGAAAGCTTACTCCAAAGAGTTACGACTGGCGGCGATACAAGATGCACTTTCTGGTGAACACTCTGTACGATCAGTGGTGAAAAAGTACCATATTTCGAGTAAATCTGTGTTAGAGAGCTGGATTTCCAAGTATACTGAAGGGGCGAAAATGAAACCAACTCCGAAAAGGATGGGATCCCCTCATATGAATAAAGGACGGAAAACGACTTACGAAGAACGTATTGAAATTGCACAATTCACCATCGCCCATGATTTAGATTACCAGAAAGCCATCGACAAGTACGATGTCTCTTATCAGCAAGTCTACGCCTGGGTTCGTAAATATCAAACGAATGGTCACGAAGGGTTAAAAGACCTCCGAGGTCGTAAAAAACCGCTAGAGGAGCTAGATGAACAGGAAAGATTAAAGCTTCGGATTAAGGAACTCGAAGCGCGTAATGAGTACCTTGAAATGGAGAATGCACTCGCAAAAAAGTTGGCAGAGATCCGGCGAAGAAATACACACTAA
- a CDS encoding HD domain-containing protein, producing the protein MLLANVVHEPIFHPIKEYYERWYTFMEEKVEFWLPDSEWHTKTHSARVLLLALIIGHQNGIRDEGLDALGMAAVFHDTRRLDDGIDQGHGSRGAAYYKDYCEASELPYDEKTYFMIYYHDQHDSLGLSEIEISSNDHEKAKLLYQIFKDADALDRFRLGPNGLDVNFLRTEEARRLVEFAKYLLRQSKETKI; encoded by the coding sequence ATGCTGTTAGCAAACGTAGTACACGAGCCAATTTTCCATCCAATTAAAGAATATTACGAACGATGGTATACATTCATGGAGGAAAAAGTCGAGTTTTGGCTGCCAGATAGTGAATGGCATACAAAAACGCACAGTGCACGTGTGCTGTTACTTGCTCTTATCATCGGGCACCAAAATGGAATTCGAGATGAAGGACTAGATGCCCTTGGTATGGCGGCTGTATTCCATGACACTCGTCGCTTGGATGATGGTATTGATCAAGGGCATGGTAGCCGGGGAGCAGCGTATTACAAAGACTATTGTGAGGCAAGCGAATTACCCTATGATGAAAAAACATATTTTATGATCTATTACCATGACCAACACGATTCACTTGGTTTGTCAGAGATTGAGATTTCCTCTAATGATCATGAAAAGGCTAAACTGCTCTATCAAATTTTCAAGGATGCCGATGCACTGGATCGTTTTCGTTTAGGTCCAAACGGTTTAGATGTGAATTTTCTTCGGACGGAAGAAGCACGCCGACTCGTTGAGTTTGCTAAATATCTCTTACGTCAAAGTAAAGAAACTAAAATTTAA
- a CDS encoding SIR2 family NAD-dependent protein deacylase, protein MLLQQNNIDILLQKMEEADAIVVGGAAGMSEAAGYSYYQTGELFNKHFRKFAEKYGIENLFYGFYHPFPTKEERWAYLATLYQKGVHELEAGQPYLDLEKLLKGKNYFIVTTNQDAQFSKVFPQDKVAPIQGDSRYFQCNDRCHDQVYFNKDMVEKMYENMEGTRIPTELIPTCPKCGGDMEPWVRSYVFLEGTAYRTELKKYNEFLIKNKDKKVLFLELGVGKMTPMFIKEPFWNMTYHWPDAYYITINPNDAILPVELMDKGLAIHEDIAQVLKTAVKEQEKRAGNIE, encoded by the coding sequence ATGTTATTACAACAGAACAATATAGATATATTACTTCAGAAAATGGAAGAAGCGGATGCGATCGTGGTTGGCGGAGCTGCTGGTATGTCGGAAGCTGCTGGATACAGCTACTATCAGACTGGGGAGTTATTCAATAAGCATTTTAGAAAATTTGCCGAAAAATATGGAATTGAAAATTTATTCTATGGATTTTATCATCCTTTTCCAACAAAAGAGGAACGCTGGGCTTACCTGGCTACATTATATCAGAAGGGTGTACATGAGCTTGAAGCTGGTCAGCCCTACCTTGATTTAGAAAAATTGCTTAAAGGCAAAAATTATTTCATTGTGACAACGAATCAAGATGCACAGTTTTCTAAGGTTTTCCCTCAAGATAAAGTTGCACCGATTCAAGGGGATTCCCGTTATTTTCAATGTAACGATCGTTGTCATGACCAAGTTTATTTTAATAAAGATATGGTTGAAAAAATGTATGAAAACATGGAAGGAACAAGAATACCTACCGAGTTGATTCCAACTTGTCCAAAATGCGGTGGCGATATGGAGCCATGGGTTCGCTCCTATGTATTTTTAGAAGGTACTGCTTATCGAACCGAACTAAAAAAATATAATGAATTTCTCATCAAAAACAAAGATAAAAAGGTACTGTTTCTAGAATTAGGTGTTGGAAAGATGACTCCGATGTTCATTAAAGAGCCATTCTGGAATATGACATATCACTGGCCGGATGCCTATTATATTACGATTAATCCAAACGATGCAATATTGCCCGTAGAGCTGATGGATAAAGGACTTGCGATTCATGAGGACATTGCTCAAGTATTGAAAACCGCTGTGAAAGAACAAGAAAAACGAGCAGGAAATATCGAATAA
- a CDS encoding cysteine hydrolase family protein codes for MTKEALLIVDMSNDFVADNGTLTVGKPAQEIVPFIKDLATRFLAEGNVVVVTMDEHQPNDPHFELWPPHNIVGTEGQQLFGELYDWFQDNKDHDNVIYSPKTDYNSFFNTDLAQTLRNSGVDKVHTVGVCTDICVYLTVAGADAEGFKTATHKRGVTTFTDLGETMINHLKLCFYTEIFE; via the coding sequence ATGACAAAAGAAGCTTTATTAATTGTGGATATGAGTAATGATTTTGTAGCTGATAACGGAACATTAACGGTTGGTAAACCAGCCCAAGAAATAGTTCCTTTTATTAAAGATCTGGCAACCAGATTTTTAGCTGAGGGAAATGTAGTTGTAGTAACAATGGATGAACACCAACCCAATGATCCACACTTTGAATTATGGCCGCCACATAATATTGTAGGTACAGAAGGACAACAATTGTTCGGAGAATTATATGATTGGTTTCAAGATAATAAGGATCATGATAATGTAATTTATTCGCCAAAAACGGACTATAATTCATTTTTTAATACAGATTTGGCCCAAACTTTACGAAATTCAGGTGTAGATAAAGTTCATACTGTTGGGGTGTGTACAGATATTTGTGTCTATTTAACAGTTGCAGGAGCAGACGCAGAAGGGTTCAAAACAGCAACTCATAAACGAGGTGTAACAACATTTACTGACCTTGGAGAAACAATGATAAATCACTTGAAACTTTGCTTCTACACTGAAATTTTTGAATAA
- a CDS encoding nicotinate phosphoribosyltransferase, with amino-acid sequence MMKNDVDDSFALHTDLYQINMAESYWADNIHTKKAVFDLYFRKLPFGNGYAIFAGLERIIEYIQAFYFTEIDLDYLKELGYQEDFIEFLRTIRFTGTIRAMREGEVVFGNSPILRIEAPLIEAQLMESALLNIVNYQTLIATKASRIKQVAGDQPISELGTRRAHEFDAALWGTRAAYIGGFSSTSNVRAGKLFGLPVSGTHAHSFIQAYGDEYIAFHKYAKRHKDCVFLVDTYDTLNSGVPTAIKVAKELGNKINFAGIRIDSGDLGYLSKEARKLLDQAGFIDTKIYASNDLDEYTIMNLKAQGAKIDVWGVGTKGITAFDQPALGAVYKLVSIEDEHGQMRDTIKISASHEKVTTPGIKKVYRIINNYTKKSEGDYIALAYEQPEKESELHMFHPVHTYIRKAVKNFTAIDLHEVIFENGKLVYECPKVQEIQLFAKLQLDLLWEEYKRSLYPAEYPVNLSQACWDNKMKNIEEAKKINRESVII; translated from the coding sequence ATGATGAAGAATGATGTGGACGATAGCTTCGCCCTACACACGGACCTGTACCAAATCAATATGGCTGAATCCTATTGGGCAGATAATATTCATACCAAAAAAGCGGTGTTTGATTTATATTTTCGGAAATTGCCTTTTGGAAACGGATATGCGATTTTTGCTGGATTAGAAAGAATTATAGAATATATACAAGCATTTTATTTTACTGAAATTGACTTGGATTATCTAAAAGAACTTGGTTATCAAGAAGACTTTATTGAATTTTTGAGAACAATACGTTTTACAGGAACCATTCGTGCTATGAGAGAAGGTGAGGTTGTCTTTGGAAATTCTCCGATCCTCCGTATCGAAGCACCTTTAATAGAAGCACAACTTATGGAGTCGGCCTTATTAAATATTGTGAACTATCAAACACTCATTGCAACCAAAGCATCCCGAATCAAACAAGTTGCGGGTGACCAGCCCATCTCCGAATTAGGTACTAGACGTGCCCATGAATTTGATGCTGCCCTATGGGGTACGAGAGCTGCCTATATTGGCGGGTTCTCTAGTACAAGCAATGTTCGAGCAGGTAAGTTATTTGGTCTGCCTGTCTCAGGAACCCATGCCCATTCCTTTATCCAAGCATATGGAGATGAATATATCGCTTTCCATAAATACGCTAAACGTCACAAGGATTGCGTATTTCTAGTGGATACGTACGACACGCTAAACTCAGGTGTTCCGACGGCAATAAAAGTGGCAAAAGAATTAGGTAACAAGATCAATTTTGCCGGTATTCGTATAGATAGCGGGGACCTCGGTTATCTCTCCAAAGAGGCAAGGAAATTGTTAGACCAAGCAGGATTTATTGATACGAAAATCTATGCATCAAATGATCTCGATGAATACACAATCATGAATTTAAAAGCTCAAGGAGCAAAAATTGATGTATGGGGAGTTGGAACGAAAGGTATAACTGCCTTTGACCAACCTGCCTTAGGAGCTGTGTATAAACTAGTCTCCATTGAAGATGAACATGGACAGATGAGAGATACCATCAAAATTTCTGCAAGTCATGAAAAAGTCACTACACCAGGAATAAAAAAGGTGTACCGCATTATTAACAACTATACGAAAAAATCGGAAGGCGATTATATTGCCCTTGCCTATGAACAACCGGAAAAAGAATCCGAACTTCATATGTTCCATCCCGTGCATACGTATATTAGGAAAGCAGTCAAAAATTTTACGGCGATCGATTTGCACGAAGTGATTTTTGAGAATGGGAAACTTGTGTATGAATGTCCAAAGGTTCAAGAAATCCAACTTTTCGCAAAACTACAGCTTGATCTTCTTTGGGAAGAATACAAACGTTCCTTATATCCAGCCGAATATCCTGTGAATTTGAGTCAGGCTTGCTGGGACAACAAAATGAAAAACATAGAAGAAGCCAAAAAAATTAACAGGGAATCTGTAATTATATAA